A portion of the Armatimonadota bacterium genome contains these proteins:
- a CDS encoding ABC transporter ATP-binding protein yields MASNEYVVRTKDLCKEFVMGDTVLRALDGVQLDVRRGEYISIMGPSGSGKSTLFNMIGGLDKPTSGSVFINDVDMAQLDAHELAYLRCRTIGYIFQTFNLIPVMTALENVTLPTVFAGTPTDEGIEKGIKLLTLVGLGDRLHHKPSELSGGQQQRVAIARALANDPAIILADEPTGNLDLKTGKEIILLLKRLNQEQGVTIISATHDLKMIDVSDRVVWIRDGKIERIEERSEIELKVGELEGVEQ; encoded by the coding sequence ATGGCATCAAACGAGTATGTAGTTAGAACAAAGGACCTCTGCAAAGAGTTTGTTATGGGCGACACAGTTTTGCGGGCGCTCGATGGTGTGCAGCTCGATGTGCGCAGGGGTGAGTATATCTCAATAATGGGCCCCTCTGGCTCGGGGAAGTCTACGCTGTTTAACATGATTGGCGGGTTGGATAAGCCAACATCAGGTTCTGTATTTATTAATGACGTAGACATGGCACAGCTTGATGCACATGAGCTTGCTTATCTGCGGTGCAGAACCATCGGCTATATTTTCCAAACTTTCAACTTAATACCAGTGATGACAGCCCTAGAAAACGTCACCTTGCCGACAGTTTTCGCCGGAACCCCCACAGACGAAGGTATCGAGAAAGGTATAAAACTTCTGACTCTTGTTGGACTTGGTGATAGATTGCATCATAAGCCCTCTGAGCTTTCGGGTGGTCAGCAACAGCGCGTTGCTATCGCCCGAGCCTTAGCGAATGACCCCGCCATAATTCTTGCCGACGAGCCAACCGGAAACCTTGACCTCAAGACGGGAAAAGAAATAATACTGCTTCTAAAAAGGCTCAATCAGGAACAAGGGGTAACTATTATCTCCGCGACCCATGACCTTAAGATGATTGACGTCTCCGACCGCGTTGTCTGGATACGAGATGGCAAGATAGAGCGCATCGAGGAGAGGTCGGAAATTGAGCTAAAGGTAGGCGAACTTGAGGGCGTCGAGCAGTAG
- a CDS encoding FAD-dependent oxidoreductase → MIDRAVHGTFSLNTLDDLRAAIHKLALDISIEEDITCLTEPIEITGRLIPNRMAIQPMEGCDGTAEGAPGELTNRRYRRFGAGGAGLLWVEACAVVPEGRANARQLWIHKGTVDAFAMMLEQARLAAADSMGNQHCPFFVLQLTHSGRYSKPGCDPAPIIAYHDPYLDPTRGISPDQPIISDDELEALEDAYVEAARLAFLAGFDAVDVKACHRYLVNELLAAHTREGKYGGSYENRTRFLKNIILKIQNNLGKDKVITCRLNIHDAHPYPYGWGMDSSEPTKPNLDEPKRLVKELSEMGITLINMTMGNPYYNPHINRPFDRPIAGGSIPQEHPLVGEERLIKLVRQVREGLPDIKVVGSGYSWLRHHWPHVAAAEIKRGSIQMVGLGRQAFAFPSFAKEIIETGRLDRRHTCITCSSCTQIMRDGGMTGCVPFDSEVYAPIYREGRQNDLEYIRAQASRCWNCFDPRCRDGCPAGVDIPKFVRALADGDIERSYATLSEQNVLPELCGRTCPSEIQCEGHCIENIFSQNPVPIRQLQSYVSKVARERGLSALHLSAQQTGKRIAVIGGGPAGLACAIEILRLGHSVDIFEKDEIGGIAATAIPNNRIKQSDFEAELEAILAGIPKDRIKIRKGQGLSKERQLDKFLEEYDAVFLGIGLTGKLTNWKTQSWSLPITEGKFNTAGRLLGVEEAIRFLYLCKKGKVSMPSRVAVIGGGNTAMDAANQANLLGAHDVYLIYRRSFAEMPAWPAERTQALALGIHFLLLTQPLGYEYDAEGRLIGIKIARTVLQEPDASGRRKPKVLPGSESLLEVDLVLEALGQELSPDIADLIPGVELTKDRLIKVDEHCRTSRPRVYAGGDVVNGGSTVVQAVAEGMRAARTIDQDLRRG, encoded by the coding sequence ATGATAGATCGAGCAGTCCATGGAACCTTTAGTCTAAACACTCTAGACGATCTTCGCGCTGCAATCCATAAGCTTGCCTTGGACATTTCAATCGAGGAAGATATCACTTGCCTAACTGAGCCGATTGAAATTACCGGGCGACTCATACCAAACCGTATGGCAATTCAGCCGATGGAAGGGTGCGACGGAACCGCTGAGGGTGCGCCTGGCGAGCTTACCAATCGCCGCTATCGAAGGTTTGGAGCAGGTGGAGCCGGATTGCTTTGGGTTGAGGCTTGTGCTGTTGTCCCAGAAGGCCGGGCTAATGCTCGCCAACTATGGATACACAAAGGAACAGTCGACGCATTTGCCATGATGCTTGAGCAGGCTCGCCTGGCTGCAGCCGACTCAATGGGCAATCAGCATTGTCCCTTCTTCGTGCTTCAACTCACGCATTCCGGCAGGTATAGCAAGCCTGGATGCGACCCAGCACCGATTATTGCTTACCATGATCCCTATCTCGACCCTACACGCGGCATATCCCCCGACCAGCCCATCATTTCCGATGACGAACTAGAGGCTCTTGAGGATGCTTATGTTGAGGCGGCTCGACTAGCGTTTCTAGCAGGATTTGATGCGGTAGATGTAAAAGCCTGCCATAGATATTTGGTGAATGAGCTCCTCGCGGCGCATACTCGGGAAGGAAAGTATGGCGGAAGCTACGAGAATCGCACTCGGTTTCTAAAGAATATCATTCTCAAGATACAAAACAATCTTGGAAAGGATAAGGTCATCACTTGTCGCCTGAACATCCATGATGCACATCCATATCCCTACGGTTGGGGAATGGATTCAAGTGAACCCACCAAGCCAAATCTAGATGAGCCCAAACGCTTGGTAAAAGAACTGAGCGAGATGGGCATAACACTAATCAACATGACTATGGGCAATCCTTACTACAATCCCCATATTAACCGCCCATTCGACCGCCCAATTGCAGGCGGCTCCATTCCACAGGAACACCCACTTGTCGGCGAGGAAAGATTAATTAAACTTGTACGCCAAGTTCGCGAAGGCCTGCCAGATATCAAAGTTGTCGGTAGCGGATATTCATGGCTGCGCCACCATTGGCCCCACGTGGCAGCTGCCGAGATTAAGCGCGGCAGTATCCAAATGGTTGGCTTAGGACGACAAGCATTTGCATTTCCAAGCTTTGCCAAAGAGATTATAGAGACCGGTCGGCTCGACCGCCGCCACACTTGCATCACATGCTCCTCATGCACGCAGATTATGCGTGATGGCGGTATGACTGGGTGCGTGCCTTTCGACAGCGAGGTGTATGCTCCAATCTATCGTGAGGGAAGGCAAAACGACCTAGAATATATTCGTGCCCAAGCTTCACGTTGCTGGAATTGCTTCGACCCTCGCTGTAGAGATGGATGTCCAGCCGGAGTAGATATTCCGAAATTTGTTCGCGCTCTCGCGGATGGTGATATTGAGCGCTCGTATGCGACCCTTAGTGAACAGAATGTCCTTCCCGAATTATGTGGGCGCACGTGTCCGTCAGAAATACAATGCGAGGGCCACTGTATTGAAAACATATTCTCTCAGAACCCGGTTCCTATTCGCCAGCTTCAATCCTATGTCTCAAAAGTCGCACGGGAAAGAGGGTTATCAGCTCTTCACCTAAGTGCCCAGCAGACCGGAAAGCGCATTGCAGTAATCGGTGGGGGTCCAGCAGGACTTGCATGTGCAATCGAAATCCTCCGCTTAGGACACTCTGTTGATATATTTGAAAAGGATGAAATCGGCGGCATAGCGGCCACTGCAATTCCTAACAACCGCATTAAACAAAGCGACTTCGAAGCTGAGCTCGAAGCAATTTTAGCAGGCATTCCCAAAGACCGCATAAAAATCCGCAAAGGCCAGGGGTTGTCCAAAGAACGGCAGCTTGACAAATTCCTTGAGGAATATGACGCTGTTTTCCTTGGCATTGGCCTAACGGGGAAGTTAACTAACTGGAAAACGCAAAGTTGGTCTCTTCCCATAACTGAGGGCAAATTTAATACGGCTGGCCGGTTATTAGGAGTTGAAGAAGCCATCAGATTCTTATATCTATGCAAAAAGGGAAAAGTGAGCATGCCTTCTCGCGTTGCTGTAATCGGCGGAGGAAACACCGCCATGGATGCTGCCAACCAGGCGAATCTTCTTGGTGCGCATGACGTTTACCTCATCTATAGGCGTTCGTTCGCTGAGATGCCCGCATGGCCAGCGGAAAGGACTCAGGCTCTGGCTCTTGGCATCCACTTTCTGCTTCTTACACAACCGCTAGGATATGAGTATGACGCTGAAGGGCGGCTGATTGGGATTAAGATTGCTCGCACAGTACTGCAAGAACCGGATGCATCGGGAAGGCGCAAGCCCAAGGTTTTGCCTGGAAGCGAATCCCTTTTGGAGGTCGACCTGGTGCTTGAGGCGCTCGGTCAGGAGCTTTCCCCTGATATAGCAGACCTAATTCCAGGTGTAGAACTTACCAAAGACCGGCTGATTAAGGTTGATGAGCATTGCCGAACTTCACGGCCCCGAGTATATGCCGGCGGAGATGTAGTTAATGGTGGCTCTACTGTCGTGCAGGCGGTTGCGGAGGGCATGCGCGCAGCACGTACAATCGACCAAGACCTTCGGCGCGGTTAA